One Sinorhizobium mexicanum genomic region harbors:
- a CDS encoding ATP-binding protein — protein MLDSDRHSSVPAGEQDRRDNLKPGNRFLGRVVGCSGSRATIAAVAEDGETSLTELWSVGRLISISVGANRVVALVYAMQTVASEWGEQTNNTFRIEVELMGEVHVDPDGRESFSTGISQYPYLGAIAHRIRATDLARIYETGQTDSCVIGKLTQDESLDATIHVPSMLAKHFAIVGTTGVGKSTAVTLLLNKAIAADPKLRVLILDPHNEFAAAFPEHAVVIDTDTLDLPFWLFRLEEFAEVVFRGRPPVPEELDILRDIIPDAKKAFKGGESGLMRRQNEKSSITVDTPVPYRIADLLAMIDERIGRLEGRTDKPHLRSLKIKIISAINDPRYHFMFSSNTIQDTIQDTIAKIFRIPGEGKPIATFELAGIPSEVVNSVASVLCRMAFEIGLWSDGGIHMLVVCEEAHRYVPADASLGFLPTRQAIARIAKEGRKYGVSLGIITQRPGELDPTILSQCSTVFAMRLANDRDQEIIRSAISNSSISTTSFISSIGNGEAIAFGEAVAVPMRMRFTRVDDRRLPRAHGITDNVDDDDAPSVDLRSIVSRMRAVAGPDISNFQQSYLAAQTVKASTFEDDEPIEDAARGADLPSEAEAWHEPEFEPYRPDMLPRPDPVNPQLERFNQIREQILSGQAEREGSPRPQAPDPRLAHPTTEPRREGSLRESLLKRPLGSLIRK, from the coding sequence TTGCTTGACAGTGATCGTCATTCCTCGGTCCCTGCCGGAGAGCAGGATCGCCGTGACAACCTTAAGCCCGGCAATCGCTTTCTCGGTCGTGTCGTTGGCTGCAGCGGCTCGCGCGCAACGATCGCCGCAGTTGCCGAAGACGGCGAAACCTCGCTGACGGAACTGTGGTCCGTCGGTCGCCTGATTTCCATTTCCGTCGGCGCCAACCGCGTCGTGGCGCTCGTCTACGCCATGCAGACCGTCGCCAGCGAATGGGGCGAGCAGACAAACAACACCTTCCGCATCGAGGTCGAACTGATGGGCGAGGTCCATGTTGATCCGGATGGACGCGAGTCGTTCTCCACCGGCATCAGCCAATATCCCTATCTCGGCGCCATCGCCCACCGCATCCGCGCCACCGACCTCGCCCGCATCTACGAGACGGGCCAGACGGACAGCTGCGTCATCGGCAAGCTGACCCAGGACGAGAGCCTCGACGCCACGATCCACGTGCCGTCGATGCTCGCCAAGCACTTTGCCATCGTCGGAACGACCGGCGTCGGCAAATCGACCGCCGTCACGCTGCTGTTGAACAAGGCGATCGCCGCCGATCCGAAGCTGCGCGTGCTGATCCTCGATCCGCACAACGAGTTCGCCGCCGCCTTCCCGGAGCATGCGGTCGTCATCGACACGGACACGCTCGACCTCCCCTTCTGGCTTTTCCGGCTGGAAGAGTTCGCGGAAGTCGTCTTTCGTGGACGCCCGCCCGTGCCGGAAGAGCTCGACATCCTGCGCGACATCATTCCCGATGCGAAGAAGGCCTTCAAGGGCGGCGAATCCGGGCTGATGCGCCGTCAGAACGAGAAGAGTTCAATCACCGTCGATACCCCGGTGCCCTACCGGATCGCCGATCTGCTGGCGATGATCGATGAGCGCATCGGCCGTCTGGAGGGCAGGACGGACAAGCCGCACCTGCGCTCGCTCAAGATCAAGATCATCTCGGCGATCAACGATCCGCGCTACCATTTCATGTTCTCGTCGAACACGATCCAGGACACGATCCAGGACACGATCGCCAAGATCTTCCGCATTCCGGGCGAAGGCAAGCCGATCGCCACCTTTGAGCTCGCTGGGATTCCTTCGGAAGTCGTCAACTCGGTCGCCTCGGTGCTCTGCCGCATGGCCTTCGAAATCGGGCTCTGGAGCGACGGCGGCATCCACATGCTGGTCGTTTGCGAAGAGGCGCACCGCTACGTGCCGGCCGATGCCTCGCTCGGCTTCCTGCCGACCCGCCAGGCGATCGCGCGCATCGCCAAGGAAGGCCGCAAATACGGCGTCTCGCTCGGCATCATCACGCAACGCCCGGGCGAGCTCGACCCAACAATCCTGTCTCAATGCTCGACCGTCTTCGCCATGCGGCTTGCCAATGATCGCGACCAGGAGATCATCCGCTCGGCGATCTCGAATTCGTCGATCTCCACCACCAGTTTCATCTCCTCGATCGGCAATGGCGAAGCGATCGCCTTCGGCGAGGCGGTCGCCGTCCCGATGCGCATGCGCTTCACCCGCGTCGACGACCGGCGCCTGCCGCGTGCCCACGGCATCACCGACAACGTGGACGACGACGACGCGCCTAGCGTCGACTTGCGATCGATCGTCAGCCGGATGCGGGCGGTCGCCGGGCCGGACATTTCAAACTTCCAGCAGAGCTATCTGGCAGCGCAGACCGTCAAGGCGTCGACCTTTGAGGACGACGAACCCATTGAGGACGCCGCCCGCGGCGCCGATCTGCCATCTGAGGCTGAAGCCTGGCACGAGCCGGAGTTCGAGCCTTACCGGCCGGACATGCTTCCACGCCCGGACCCGGTCAACCCGCAGCTCGAGCGTTTCAACCAGATCCGTGAGCAGATCCTCTCCGGCCAGGCCGAAAGGGAAGGCAGTCCCAGACCACAGGCACCGGATCCGCGCCTCGCGCACCCCACCACCGAGCCGCGCCGCGAGGGCTCGCTGCGCGAAAGCCTGCTCAAGCGCCCGCTCGGCAGCCTCATCCGCAAATAG
- a CDS encoding MBL fold metallo-hydrolase has translation MPRMEAPESGVTVRMYRQGHGDCFLLATRKVDGSAFYMLIDCGLWTNSEIKPEQTIDKVVADIGEATGNRLDVVLVTHEHMDHVNGFAAKDPTTRKPCFDPIAIGELWLAWTEDDDDAFANSLRERFHDTLLALMGADERLDRAGFGVHSPNRTMLRDLLSFETGEDAADGLRERFREIKRRHPALSARKQGALAIEGITNKRAIKYLRDRIAGDPVVLRPDHDPYGLPGVDGVRVYALGPPRDVELLLSLEPQGEEEFRLSADGATLSLLAATLDGGPENASRTFDPRFGISRKDVERSHDAFLKAFFVDHYGVKGKRAAEAWRQIDNDWLDSAETLALRLNDEVNNTSLVIAIELPSTGKVLLFTGDAQRGNWISWAPLKWSVDGRTVTARDLLGRTVLYKVGHHGSHNATLDGSVGAAYANLSWLASNAFQDEFVAMIPANTPWAAHKDKPWEHPLRFIEERLMQKARGRVFRSDVDHVAKPGDIGADEWQKFKRIETDLFFEYTVTDSPT, from the coding sequence ATGCCCAGAATGGAGGCGCCCGAGTCCGGTGTCACGGTGCGCATGTATCGGCAGGGGCATGGCGACTGCTTTCTGCTGGCGACGCGCAAGGTAGACGGCAGCGCCTTTTACATGCTGATCGACTGCGGCCTGTGGACGAACTCCGAGATCAAGCCCGAACAGACGATCGACAAGGTGGTCGCCGACATCGGCGAAGCGACCGGAAACCGGCTGGATGTCGTGCTGGTGACCCATGAGCATATGGATCATGTCAATGGTTTCGCGGCGAAGGACCCCACGACGAGAAAGCCATGCTTCGATCCGATCGCGATCGGCGAGCTCTGGCTGGCATGGACGGAGGACGATGATGATGCGTTTGCCAACAGTCTGCGCGAACGCTTCCACGACACGCTGCTCGCCCTGATGGGCGCCGACGAACGGCTCGATCGTGCCGGCTTCGGTGTCCATTCTCCGAACCGCACGATGCTGCGCGATCTCCTGTCCTTCGAGACAGGGGAGGATGCCGCCGACGGGCTCCGGGAACGCTTCAGGGAAATCAAGCGGCGCCACCCGGCTCTGTCGGCGCGAAAGCAGGGCGCGCTCGCCATCGAAGGGATCACCAACAAGCGCGCCATCAAATATCTGCGCGACCGGATCGCCGGCGACCCGGTTGTCCTTCGGCCCGATCACGATCCTTACGGATTGCCGGGCGTCGATGGGGTGCGCGTCTACGCGCTTGGGCCGCCACGCGATGTCGAGCTGCTGCTGTCACTGGAACCACAAGGCGAGGAAGAGTTCAGGCTGTCAGCCGATGGCGCGACATTGAGCCTGCTCGCGGCGACGCTCGACGGCGGCCCGGAAAACGCCAGCCGCACGTTCGACCCGCGCTTCGGCATTTCGCGCAAGGACGTCGAGCGGAGCCACGATGCGTTCCTGAAAGCGTTCTTCGTCGACCACTATGGCGTCAAGGGCAAGCGCGCTGCCGAGGCCTGGCGGCAGATCGACAACGACTGGCTCGATAGCGCGGAAACGCTGGCGCTCAGGCTGAACGACGAAGTGAACAACACGAGCCTCGTCATCGCGATCGAACTCCCGAGCACCGGCAAGGTGCTGCTCTTCACCGGCGACGCCCAGCGCGGCAACTGGATCTCCTGGGCGCCGCTCAAATGGAGCGTCGACGGCCGAACCGTCACGGCGCGCGACCTCCTCGGCCGGACGGTCCTTTACAAGGTCGGCCATCACGGCAGCCACAATGCCACGCTCGACGGAAGCGTGGGGGCGGCCTATGCCAACCTTTCCTGGCTGGCAAGCAACGCCTTCCAGGACGAATTCGTGGCGATGATCCCCGCCAATACACCCTGGGCGGCGCACAAGGATAAGCCGTGGGAGCATCCGCTCCGCTTCATCGAGGAGAGGCTCATGCAGAAGGCCCGCGGTCGCGTCTTCCGCAGCGATGTCGACCATGTCGCTAAGCCCGGTGACATCGGCGCCGACGAGTGGCAAAAATTCAAGCGGATCGAGACCGACCTCTTCTTTGAATACACCGTCACCGACAGTCCGACGTGA
- a CDS encoding nuclear transport factor 2 family protein translates to MEEILRRFFERYETMANRVLAAEMDVGETTFAFASEFIAASPAGVLAGKNDDSLKVSMARGYARYRAIGTKDLKIRNTTITPIDNQHFLVRIDWRSTYDVPDGPDITIDFEVHYLVQVRNDEPKIFGWISGDEEAVLKEHGIG, encoded by the coding sequence ATGGAAGAGATCCTCCGGCGCTTCTTCGAGCGATACGAAACCATGGCCAATCGTGTGCTTGCCGCCGAAATGGATGTCGGCGAGACGACCTTCGCTTTCGCCTCCGAGTTCATCGCCGCTTCGCCCGCAGGCGTGCTTGCCGGCAAGAACGACGACAGCCTGAAGGTCTCGATGGCGAGGGGCTATGCCCGTTATCGCGCGATCGGCACCAAGGATTTGAAGATCCGCAACACCACCATCACGCCGATCGATAACCAGCATTTCCTCGTCAGGATCGACTGGCGCTCCACCTACGACGTGCCGGACGGACCTGACATCACCATCGATTTCGAGGTCCACTATCTGGTCCAGGTCCGCAACGACGAGCCGAAGATCTTCGGGTGGATCAGCGGCGACGAGGAAGCCGTGTTGAAGGAACACGGCATCGGCTGA
- the miaA gene encoding tRNA (adenosine(37)-N6)-dimethylallyltransferase MiaA, translating to MIKNLERDTDAILITGPTASGKSALAVELARRHGGAVINADSMQVYDTLKILTARPDEAEMGGVEHFLYGHVPAGAAYSTGAWLREAEALVARLREEGRVLVFVGGTGLYFKALTGGLSDMPEIPATIRDALRARLKEEGAEALHAELAARDPKTAAELRPGDGQRIVRALEVIQAAGKPIHLFQRNRGPMIVDPDRAQKIVVLPDRALLHSRIDRRFEAMLERGAVDEVRALLALDLSPDMPVMKAIGVQQIAAMLRGEIGEAEVIATGAAATRQYAKRQMTWFRNQLDDSWQRIEGPERLL from the coding sequence ATGATCAAGAACCTTGAAAGAGACACGGACGCGATCCTGATAACCGGGCCAACCGCCAGCGGCAAGTCCGCGCTTGCGGTGGAACTCGCCCGCCGGCACGGCGGCGCGGTGATCAACGCCGACAGCATGCAGGTCTACGACACGTTGAAGATCCTGACTGCCCGGCCGGACGAGGCGGAGATGGGCGGGGTAGAGCATTTTCTCTACGGCCATGTGCCTGCTGGAGCGGCCTACTCGACCGGCGCCTGGCTGCGCGAGGCGGAGGCCCTTGTCGCCCGGTTGCGCGAAGAGGGCCGGGTGCTGGTCTTCGTCGGCGGCACCGGGCTTTATTTCAAGGCGCTGACGGGCGGGCTTTCCGATATGCCGGAGATACCGGCGACGATCCGTGATGCATTGCGCGCGCGGCTGAAGGAGGAGGGGGCGGAGGCGCTCCATGCGGAACTTGCCGCACGAGACCCGAAAACCGCCGCTGAATTGCGGCCGGGCGACGGACAGCGGATCGTTCGCGCGCTCGAGGTGATCCAAGCGGCCGGCAAGCCGATCCACCTCTTCCAGCGGAATCGCGGCCCGATGATCGTCGATCCCGACAGGGCGCAAAAAATCGTCGTGTTGCCGGATCGTGCCCTTCTGCACAGCCGGATCGACCGCCGCTTCGAGGCCATGCTGGAGCGCGGGGCAGTCGACGAGGTGCGTGCTCTGCTTGCGCTCGACCTCTCGCCCGACATGCCGGTGATGAAGGCGATCGGCGTCCAGCAGATCGCCGCAATGCTCAGGGGCGAGATCGGCGAGGCCGAGGTGATCGCGACCGGGGCCGCCGCTACGAGGCAGTACGCCAAACGCCAGATGACCTGGTTCCGCAACCAACTGGACGACAGCTGGCAGCGAATCGAAGGGCCGGAGCGCCTACTGTAA
- the serB gene encoding phosphoserine phosphatase SerB, whose amino-acid sequence MALVATLIANPSNPVLTPALAEAAASAVNASGVYWLADGVACDIALTDGTDPDAAEVRLRAEVNGFPIDVAVQDAESRRKKFLIADMDSTMIGQECIDELAAEVGLKEKVAGITARAMNGEIAFEPALIERVALLKGLPGSVIDEVIAKRITLTPGGKELIATMKAKGHYAALVSGGFTVFTGPIAAKLGFDENRANVLIEKDGTLTGEVAHPILGKQAKVDALIDISGRLGISTAEVIAVGDGANDLGMLQLAGTGVALHAKPVVAEQAKIRIDHGDLTALLYLQGYRKTDFVA is encoded by the coding sequence ATGGCTCTCGTTGCCACGCTTATCGCCAATCCGTCAAATCCTGTTCTGACGCCTGCGCTGGCGGAAGCGGCGGCGAGCGCCGTAAACGCATCCGGGGTCTACTGGCTGGCGGACGGCGTCGCCTGCGACATCGCGCTTACGGACGGCACCGATCCGGACGCCGCCGAGGTGCGGTTGCGCGCCGAGGTGAACGGCTTTCCGATCGACGTCGCGGTGCAGGATGCCGAAAGCCGTCGCAAGAAGTTCCTGATCGCCGACATGGATTCGACCATGATCGGCCAGGAATGCATCGACGAGCTTGCCGCCGAAGTGGGTCTCAAGGAAAAAGTTGCGGGGATCACCGCCCGCGCCATGAACGGCGAGATCGCCTTCGAGCCAGCGCTAATCGAGCGCGTGGCACTCTTGAAGGGCCTGCCCGGCAGCGTCATCGACGAGGTGATCGCCAAGCGGATCACGCTGACGCCGGGCGGCAAAGAGCTGATCGCGACCATGAAAGCCAAAGGCCACTACGCCGCCCTCGTTTCCGGTGGCTTCACCGTCTTCACCGGCCCGATCGCCGCAAAGCTCGGCTTTGACGAGAACCGCGCCAACGTGCTGATCGAGAAGGATGGCACGCTCACCGGCGAGGTCGCCCATCCGATCCTCGGCAAGCAGGCCAAGGTCGACGCGCTCATCGACATCTCCGGCAGGCTCGGAATTTCGACCGCCGAGGTGATTGCCGTCGGTGACGGCGCCAACGACCTCGGCATGCTGCAGCTTGCCGGCACCGGCGTCGCGCTGCATGCAAAACCCGTGGTCGCCGAACAGGCGAAGATCCGCATCGACCACGGCGACCTGACGGCCCTTCTCTATCTCCAGGGCTATCGCAAGACGGATTTCGTGGCGTGA
- a CDS encoding GNAT family N-acetyltransferase, which yields MIIRQTSRLCIRGWKESDRDLFAEINSDAKVMKFFPFRRNRAESDALFDRIGRGISETGFGFFALALRDSDLPIGFCGLALTDLEPHLPNGTIEIGWRLALPFWGKGYVTEAAAALLDYGFTERRLGEIVSFAVPANTRSTAVMKRLGMRPDPNRDFDHPCVPDTHAHLKRHLLYAITADDWARGVSAQG from the coding sequence GTGATCATCCGCCAGACCAGCAGGCTGTGCATTCGCGGTTGGAAGGAGAGCGATCGCGACCTCTTTGCCGAGATCAACAGCGATGCGAAGGTCATGAAGTTCTTCCCCTTCCGCCGCAACCGCGCGGAATCGGACGCGCTGTTCGATCGGATCGGCCGCGGCATCAGCGAAACCGGCTTCGGCTTCTTTGCGCTCGCATTGCGCGACAGTGACCTCCCGATCGGTTTCTGCGGCCTGGCACTCACCGATCTGGAGCCGCATCTGCCGAACGGTACGATCGAAATCGGCTGGCGGCTCGCCCTGCCCTTCTGGGGCAAGGGCTATGTGACAGAGGCGGCGGCAGCGCTCCTCGACTACGGCTTCACCGAACGACGCCTCGGCGAAATCGTCTCCTTCGCCGTGCCCGCGAACACCCGCTCCACTGCGGTGATGAAGCGGCTCGGCATGCGGCCGGACCCCAACCGCGACTTCGACCACCCGTGCGTGCCCGATACGCATGCGCATCTGAAGCGCCACCTGCTTTACGCGATCACGGCGGATGATTGGGCGCGCGGCGTTTCGGCGCAGGGTTAG
- a CDS encoding LysR substrate-binding domain-containing protein, translating into MKRGRLPLTALRSFEAAGRLGSFTEAAAELFVSQAAISRQIRDLEALIGKPLFERHHRSVSLTADGEALLTVLTHSFDRIGESLDALCGAKRAGTLIVSAEPSFAGCWLVPHLAQFQAENPEIDLVIDADPRLVELRGHDVDVAIRHSAKVTSWPRVEARHLGDVEMIAVMAPALAPRPLREPLDLLRYGLLHEDTRGLWEQWFAAAGAGQVRVERGAIFADGALVLQAALRGHGVALMDRDHVRDDLNAGRLVQAFDFSIRYGAFWLVVRRFDALSEPARRFVAWIERCYPGRKGA; encoded by the coding sequence ATGAAACGCGGCCGGCTGCCCCTCACGGCGTTGCGAAGCTTCGAGGCGGCTGGGCGGCTCGGCAGCTTCACCGAGGCTGCGGCGGAGCTCTTCGTCTCGCAGGCCGCGATCAGCCGTCAGATCCGCGACCTCGAAGCCCTGATCGGCAAGCCACTGTTCGAGCGGCATCATCGCAGCGTCAGCCTGACCGCGGATGGCGAGGCGCTGCTGACGGTACTGACGCATTCCTTCGACCGGATCGGCGAAAGCCTCGATGCGCTTTGCGGCGCGAAGCGGGCCGGAACGCTGATTGTGAGTGCCGAGCCCTCCTTCGCCGGCTGCTGGCTCGTGCCGCATCTCGCGCAGTTTCAGGCGGAAAATCCCGAAATCGACCTCGTCATAGACGCTGATCCCCGGCTCGTTGAACTTCGCGGCCACGATGTCGACGTTGCCATTCGGCACAGTGCCAAGGTCACCTCATGGCCTCGTGTCGAGGCCAGGCATCTTGGTGATGTCGAGATGATCGCGGTGATGGCGCCGGCGCTCGCGCCTCGGCCGCTGCGCGAACCGCTGGATCTCTTGCGGTACGGCCTTCTGCACGAGGACACCAGGGGGCTCTGGGAGCAATGGTTCGCTGCTGCCGGGGCGGGACAAGTGCGGGTCGAGCGCGGCGCCATTTTCGCCGACGGGGCACTTGTGCTTCAAGCGGCGCTCCGCGGTCACGGTGTCGCGCTCATGGATCGCGATCATGTGCGCGACGATCTCAACGCCGGGCGTCTCGTCCAGGCATTTGACTTTTCCATTCGCTATGGTGCCTTTTGGCTGGTTGTGCGGCGGTTCGATGCGCTCTCCGAACCCGCCAGACGTTTCGTCGCGTGGATCGAGCGCTGTTATCCCGGTCGGAAAGGCGCCTAA
- a CDS encoding Do family serine endopeptidase yields the protein MSTRPEFFRGLVLAAATALLLNNTALAETATSRPAAGPPSVADLAEGLLDAVVNISISQNVKSDDDDAPMPQVPEGSPHQEFFDEFFKGQGGESNRPRTVNSLGSGFIIDPAGFIVTNNHVIQDADDIEINFSDGSKLKAKLVGTDTKTDLALLKVEPKKPLKAVSFGDSRKIRIGDWVMVVGNPFGLGVSVSVGVVSARGRNINAGPYDSFIQTDAAINRGNSGGPLFNMQGEVIGINTAILSQTGMSVGIGFAVPTELAMNVVNQLKEFGETRRGWLGVRIQPVTDDIAESLKMERPHGALVSGIIEGGPIAKGEIKAGDIITRFDGTDVAEIRDLMRAVGESAVGKKVDVVIIRDGKEQTVHVTLGRLEDGEHLADVQTKPNGEGAKPNEPPAAQLPATDVVLGMKLAVLDADRRKSFGIADDVDGVVVTEVQPNSAAAERRVAVGDVIVEVGQEAMDTPEDVSARVEELKSDGRRNALLMIANKTGELRFVTVRVE from the coding sequence TTGTCGACACGACCAGAATTCTTCCGCGGCCTGGTGCTTGCGGCCGCGACGGCACTGCTTCTAAACAACACGGCGCTCGCCGAGACGGCAACATCACGACCGGCGGCCGGGCCGCCATCCGTCGCCGACCTTGCCGAGGGACTGCTCGACGCCGTGGTCAATATTTCCATTTCCCAGAACGTCAAGAGCGATGATGACGACGCACCCATGCCGCAGGTGCCGGAAGGGTCGCCGCATCAGGAATTCTTCGACGAGTTCTTCAAGGGGCAGGGCGGGGAGAGTAACCGGCCGCGAACGGTCAACTCACTCGGTTCCGGTTTCATTATCGACCCTGCCGGCTTCATCGTCACCAACAACCATGTGATCCAGGACGCAGACGACATCGAGATCAATTTCTCGGACGGCTCCAAGCTGAAGGCGAAGCTGGTCGGCACGGACACCAAGACCGACCTGGCGCTGCTGAAGGTCGAGCCGAAGAAGCCGCTCAAGGCTGTTTCATTCGGCGACTCGCGCAAGATCCGTATCGGCGACTGGGTGATGGTGGTCGGCAATCCGTTCGGCCTCGGCGTGTCCGTTTCGGTCGGTGTTGTTTCGGCGCGCGGGCGCAACATCAATGCCGGCCCCTATGACAGCTTCATCCAAACCGACGCGGCGATAAACCGCGGCAATTCGGGCGGTCCGCTGTTCAACATGCAGGGCGAGGTGATCGGCATCAATACCGCGATCCTCTCTCAGACCGGCATGTCGGTGGGCATCGGCTTTGCCGTGCCGACGGAACTGGCGATGAACGTCGTCAATCAGCTCAAGGAATTCGGCGAGACCCGGCGCGGCTGGCTCGGCGTGCGCATTCAGCCGGTCACCGACGACATCGCCGAAAGCCTGAAGATGGAGAGGCCCCATGGTGCGCTGGTCTCCGGCATTATCGAAGGTGGGCCGATCGCCAAGGGCGAGATCAAGGCAGGCGATATCATCACCCGTTTCGATGGGACGGATGTCGCGGAGATCCGCGACCTGATGCGCGCGGTCGGCGAGAGCGCCGTCGGTAAGAAGGTCGACGTCGTCATCATTCGCGACGGCAAGGAGCAGACGGTTCACGTCACGCTCGGCCGGCTGGAGGATGGCGAGCACCTTGCAGACGTACAAACGAAGCCGAACGGCGAGGGTGCAAAGCCGAACGAGCCGCCCGCCGCCCAACTGCCGGCGACCGACGTCGTACTTGGCATGAAGCTCGCAGTACTCGACGCCGATCGCCGCAAGAGCTTCGGCATTGCCGATGATGTCGACGGCGTGGTTGTGACAGAGGTCCAGCCGAATTCTGCCGCGGCCGAGCGTCGGGTCGCGGTCGGCGACGTGATCGTCGAGGTCGGCCAGGAGGCAATGGACACGCCGGAGGATGTTTCGGCGCGGGTCGAGGAACTGAAGAGCGATGGACGCCGCAACGCGCTTCTGATGATCGCCAACAAGACCGGCGAATTGCGCTTCGTCACCGTGCGGGTGGAATAG
- a CDS encoding ACT domain-containing protein: MPHKLLIRLVDAEYAITRLNVGSAIPEWLPGPGFWTVSSSREEMTLVCRAARVPSSVQSSLGWRCFRIEQHFSFDVPGVLSSVLRPLSAAGVGVFANSTFSTDYVFVAGSNLEKAVQALKDHGHEITG, translated from the coding sequence ATGCCACATAAACTGCTGATCCGGCTGGTCGATGCCGAATATGCCATTACCCGTCTGAACGTCGGGTCCGCGATACCGGAGTGGCTGCCGGGGCCGGGTTTCTGGACGGTGTCCAGCTCTCGCGAAGAAATGACGCTGGTCTGTCGCGCCGCCCGCGTACCGTCGAGCGTGCAGAGCTCGCTTGGATGGCGCTGCTTCCGCATCGAGCAGCATTTCAGCTTCGACGTGCCGGGCGTCCTGTCCTCGGTGCTGCGGCCGCTTTCCGCAGCCGGCGTCGGCGTATTCGCCAATTCGACCTTCAGCACTGATTACGTCTTCGTCGCGGGCTCCAACCTTGAAAAGGCGGTGCAGGCGTTGAAGGATCACGGGCACGAGATCACCGGCTGA
- a CDS encoding DUF2065 domain-containing protein: protein MSDFLIGFGFFLIIEGLVYALAPLVLVELAKRLPYVPEDQLRLAGLVSVAAGVGLVWLVRG, encoded by the coding sequence ATGTCCGATTTCCTGATTGGGTTTGGTTTCTTCCTGATCATAGAGGGGCTGGTGTACGCACTGGCCCCTTTGGTTTTGGTGGAATTGGCGAAGCGTTTGCCGTATGTCCCGGAAGATCAGCTCCGACTGGCTGGGCTCGTTTCGGTGGCGGCTGGCGTCGGACTTGTATGGTTGGTTCGAGGATAA
- the hflC gene encoding protease modulator HflC, with product MINNRSSIILIVLAAVLVVIYSSVFVVTERQQAIVVRFGEIRAVKTEPGLYFKLPFAFMDADRVQFVEDQALRFDLDNIRVQVSGGKFYEVDAFVVYRIADARRFRETVSGDRESAEARLRTRLDASLRRVYGLRGFEAALSDERASMMREVRTDLRADAESLGLNIEDVRIRRTDLTQEVSQQTFERMKAERLAEAELIRARGNEEGQRRRAIADRQVVEIVAEAQRDSEILRGQGEAERAGIFADAFTRDPGFFDFYRSMAAYSQSIGNPDTTVVLSPHSEFFRYFNSADGAASSQPPTAPPPPATAD from the coding sequence ATGATAAACAATCGCAGTTCAATCATCCTGATCGTCCTCGCGGCGGTGCTCGTGGTGATCTATTCGTCGGTTTTCGTGGTCACCGAGCGCCAGCAGGCGATCGTCGTGCGCTTCGGCGAGATCCGAGCGGTCAAGACCGAGCCCGGCCTTTACTTCAAGCTTCCCTTCGCCTTCATGGATGCCGACCGCGTGCAATTTGTCGAGGATCAGGCGCTTCGCTTCGATCTCGACAATATCCGCGTGCAGGTCTCCGGCGGCAAGTTCTACGAGGTTGACGCTTTCGTGGTTTACAGGATCGCCGACGCCCGGCGTTTCCGCGAGACCGTTTCGGGCGACCGGGAGTCGGCCGAGGCGCGGCTCAGGACCCGTCTCGACGCATCGCTGCGCCGTGTCTACGGCCTGAGGGGGTTCGAGGCGGCCCTTTCGGATGAACGCGCGTCGATGATGCGCGAAGTCCGGACGGATCTCCGGGCCGATGCCGAATCGCTCGGCCTCAACATCGAGGACGTGCGCATCCGCCGGACGGACCTGACGCAGGAGGTCTCGCAGCAAACCTTCGAGAGGATGAAGGCGGAGCGTCTGGCCGAAGCCGAGCTGATCCGCGCACGCGGTAACGAGGAAGGTCAGCGCCGCCGTGCGATCGCCGATCGCCAGGTGGTCGAAATCGTCGCGGAAGCCCAGCGTGATTCGGAAATCCTGCGCGGCCAGGGCGAAGCCGAGCGGGCGGGGATCTTTGCCGACGCCTTCACGCGCGATCCCGGCTTCTTCGACTTCTACCGCTCGATGGCGGCCTATTCCCAATCCATCGGCAATCCGGACACAACCGTAGTGCTGTCGCCGCATTCGGAATTCTTCCGCTATTTCAACAGTGCGGACGGTGCAGCGTCATCACAGCCGCCGACCGCGCCCCCGCCGCCTGCGACCGCAGATTGA